The window GGCAGCCATACTAGTACCAACGGCCTCTAAATCGGAAGGAACTGCCTCAGGACCAAATGCACGCGACTTGAGGAACTTCCAGCAATCATCATCAGACAAACTCTGCAGATGGATTGGTTCCATTGTGCCCATTACGTCGGCAACCCTTCGAGAGCGAGCAGTCACCAAGATCATGCTTCCTTGGTGCCCCTGCCTTAACGGGGCACAAAGCTTCTGCCATTCCTCACTGTCATCCTCCCTCCTTACATCATCGAGGACAAGTAGGAACCTCCTACTTGTCATCACCTTCCTCTGCAGGATCACTTGAAGAGAGTCCAAGCTAAGATCATCTTGCATCTTGCCGGTTGCAGACTCTATCATCTGCTTAGTCAGCCGTTTCACATCAAAGGAGTGAGAGACACACACCCACATTTTCAGGTTAAAGTGTTCACTCACCCTCGGGTCGTTGTAGACATACTGAGCCAAAGTAGTCTTCCCCACTCCTACCGCGCCGATTATAGGCAGAACAGAGAAGctggcttccgctgggtcccggggcgtgacactggcGCCGCCGGATCCAGGCAGCAGCAGTTCTATAATAGCCTTCTTCTTGTCTTCCCTGCCGAACACTTTAGGCACGGTCAAGAAGGAACTcgtctccctctccctctcgaCAGGCAGCATCTGGTCGTGCTCTGAGTTCAGGAAGTCCTCCAGTTTTTTAGCAGCTTGACCCAGCCTGTCTCCAACTTCCCTCAATATGAACTCGATATCACCGTTGCCGAGGCTGAAAATGTCTGCAAGAGAAGACGGAGAGGAGGTTGGCGAGTCAACTGCCTCGCCTCCTTCGATCTTCCGACTCAGGGTTTCGTAGTCAAGGTCGCCGAGCAAGTCCTCGGCGTCGTAGACCGCGCCTCTGAGTTCCGCGGCCAGCGTCGCCAAGTCATCGTGCATATTGGCAGTCCCCTTTCGCTCGGCACGGCATAGGACGGCGCGCGCCTTCTTGAGCGAGGAGCTCAGCTGCCTGAGGTCGTGCGCGAGATCGTAGCTCTGCCAGGAGTGCTGGAGGAAGTAGGAGCTGGCCTTGTCGGCGAGAGTTTGGATGAAGGCTTGTGCGAACCAGCCGCCGATAGTCAGTCCGGTCGACATGTTGATGGCCCAGAAAGAAAGCTTCTCTGGCTTTGCGAAAGCAAGAGAGAACACGGTATTATCAAAGAACACGGAGTGGAACAGAGCAGCCAAATTCGAGTTAGTGATCGAAAAAATGCTACCCTACCCATCCAATAATTGGAGGGTCGCCCTAGATCTACTTTTGGGGAGTAATTGGAGGGTCGTCCTAGATCTACTTTTGGGCCGAGTTTTACTTTGACCCTTCATCTTCGACTTTAACAGTTAATTAGCTAGAAGGCTCATCCTccattttagatttaatatgtGCAGATCTTAAGAAGCATTCCgaagaaaaaaatatcttgTGCATCCGATTCTTACATtcataaattttgtattttaacaACTGTTAATCTACTACTTTATATTTTATGGTAAAATACGAAAAAATAAATCCATAAATAAGTGCTTAAGCCTTAGGGGTGTAATGAAGGCCGTGCCGGGCCCACATTTTTCGGGCCAAAACGGGCTAGGGTcgagcccggcccggcccggattTAATTTCAGGCCGGGTCGTGCCAGGCCCAAGTTATCTACCATTTGGTCCGGCACGGCTCTTTGGCCCGGAAGGCACGGGCTATGCCGAGCCGGGCTTTTGGCCGGCCTACTAAaagtctttattttttaaattttttttaaaaaattttgggaaaacttcaaaaatcccccatgtggtttcgtactttctcactttgcctccctgtggtttaaagtgaattaatttgcccccctgtggtttcgtttttatcttttcggtagctttttcgttaatatttcgttaaattatatacaaaaaacttcagatacccatctagatttatcaaatattcattttagtaccctttaattttaactttattactgatttaaggaaaaaaaaaataatgaaattgataagaaaaagagaaaaacaaaaccacatgggggcaaattgatacattttaaaccacatgggggcaaagtgagaaactacgaaaccacagggggggtttttgaagtttttccaaaaattttagtatgaaatttaaaatataaataataaatatttttatttaaattaatattttgattaaaatattaaaaaattataaaaataattatactaaagtaaatatttaattttttttttaaataaatttatattatttatttttaaaaaaaaagaaaatgtaatagacttttggtccaatggaccaaggAATTGGACCAAAAAttctttggtccattggaccaaaagtcCTCCTAGCAAGGTCTGCTGGAGCCCAGCAAACCTTGGGAGAGCTCCTGGAAGCCCTCCTCCCCAGGAGCTCGGACTCCATTGCCTTGGGCCATGGGGTGCGGGCCGGGCTGGCCCGACTGGCACTGTCCAAGCGGGCCGTACCGTGCCGGGCCGCCCGCCTCCCCTCGGCCCTGCACGGCCCAAGCCCGTTTCGGGCCGTGCCATGCCGGGCTGGGTCGCCGTGCTCCAAAGGtgtggcccagcacggcccagaGCCTCGGGTCGGGCCGGCCTAGTACGGCTGCTACAGTACCCATGCCGTACTGTAGCCCTGCCCAAGGCTATGCCGGGCCAGGCGGCCCacgtgccgcccggcccgttttacatccctattTAGCCCCaaccttttaaaaatatctattattattttatcactATTGCGTATCTTATTGAAATAtctattttactttaaaaatgttaataaataaaatacataatttataaatttaattaacttaaataatataatttatgacCGAAATaggaacaaaataataatatcgtGGGAAAAAgaattgcttcatattttgagaaagcaaaatattttttttttaaagacagAAGAATAAAACACAAAAGCGaatatttatatagaaataggcacagaaaatatatattttacgcATCCAATTCAATAATAAACGTCTCCTAGTAATTTTTCTCCCCACTACACAAAATTTTGGAAAGGAAGCatttttggaaaataaatttcagaTCAACGTATTAACCATGCTTTAAATAGTGCAAaaagattttattaaatttttacttaatttcgATTATCTATAACGTTAAACTACAAACGAATTACATCACTTGGAAATATATTATGCTCCACGAGAACGTACCCCAAATTGTAGTATAGTAAGATTTCtatctaatttaaattatacttaaattatctctaacaaatttaaatattaaatctaatctaattagaatttacaaataatgtaatcaaaacttaaaattatacaCAAGTGCAGGTAATAATTTCTCagatttaggatttttttttttttgagataaagatAGCATGccatccgcttcatttattaggTGTATGAATTAGACTACATGGGTGAGATAGTACCTCTCAGTTATCTCAGtcgaaatgaaaaaaaaaaaaaaaaaacagagaaaataaataaataaataaataaaagaggagTGCTGGCTTTAAAGCTATTTTGCCACGATAAATTTCTCCTACAATTTCTTCAAATATCTAGTCTTATTGGCTGCTGCAAACGGGTCGGCATTAATCTTTTTAAAGATTGCATCTTTTCTTATTGCCAGATTTaggaattttatttatttattttttaggaataataTCGAGGAGCATTAAAATACCAATACCTACTTCGATTCCGCTCTACTACATCTCGAAGAATATTTAATGCAAAACCGAGACCGTTTAACTCTTTCTCATTACGactacttttaatttaaaattttatctctagattagcattaaatttttttattaatttaaatttatgctagcagagtttattttattttcattatttttactACCATGGTtacgttatttttcttttcttgtcggTAGTTTAAATACGGTCTGAATAGGAGTTTAGCAGAAACCATAAACACTGAGTATAAAGCAATCacatgtatttttattttcagaaaatGAAGTTGTGTTGAAAACATTAACACCAGAAGAAAAAATTCCTGAGAATTTTCAAAATCAGTGAAGCTTTCATTTTAGGAGCTGTTCATTTCATTGgtttgtaatattaaaaaatgccgtatatttcttattttggttagtttggaTGTCAAGGTCGTCATCACACCATTCGACTGGCGGATTGTGGGCCTGCTGTTCGGTTTGCCATTAAATAGCTGCTTTTGGTAGTACTTTTTCACTTAGGTTAAACTTCAATTATCTTCATgtaatttcatactttttcatttaggaccatatagtttaaagtatatcaatttagtatcctatagttttatttttctttttttaccgaccgtccctagagcaagtggcaaagggcttggtggttggtacccgagatctaagttcgaatcctagttgattcacatttctaactaagtttatatctaaatgaaataaacgaagcagatagcgtgctatctatctcttcaaaaaaaaaaaaaaaggaaaaaaagtttcatttttcttttctagtcGGCGCCTCCGTTATCTCtctattaaatcatatataaaaaacttcatattttACACCtatgatttatcaaatatttactctAATACTATGTGATTTAccgaattttcactttagtattctataattttaattatgtcactgatttaataaaaaaattaataaaaggaataactaaaataaaaaaccacaggatacttaagtaatacattttaaattataaagtactaaagtgagaaaacacGAAACAATatagatggtatttgaagttttttcttttccttactAATACAAATTGTCCTGTATATTTTTATACGAGCAAGATTAACTTGCTGGaagcaattttcttttttcccacAACAGTAAACAATACGACAGACATCAAATTACAGCTCACCAGGTAAGAACGACAATTACCGAAGAACAAGCGAATGCATTATATTATCTTCTTACACGATTAActaacaaatgaaaattaaaggGATATCTTCCAAAGCAGTACGTGTTTTTCTCTTGGAGACGGACGATCAATCAGATTTTGGTCGGATAGGTGGTGCAGCAAAGCATCGCTGAAGACGCACTTTCCAGAAATCTTTGACAAAGTGGAATTGAAGGAAGTTTCAATCAATAAATGTTTTTCCAATGGAGAAAGATTCTTTGGAATGGGACTCTTTTTTTCCGAGGCGCTGCCTCACTTCTTGATGCCAAATTCATTTGCCGaatgaatgaaacggatagTGAGCtacctctctcaaaaaaaaaaataaataaataaatacaaatgaAAATAAAGGAGAAACTACACATGATCACATGGAGTAAGTTGGAGAACCTGCAATGTTAAAAGAAACCCTACAAGGATCCACATCGAATGCCAAAAGAAATAACTGCATAGAAAACAAAAGTGACTCGTACACTCTATACTCAAATTTGTTTTGAAGAAAAGCCAACACCAGTCCTTCGTTATGCTAATTGTCACCCTTGATGTATTCCGTTCGTCGAAAATAACCCGCCTTGACAAAGAAGTTTCACctacaatttataaaaaaaaaaaaaaaaagaagattaattGGTGCCTTGCAATATAAttcaaacaaaagaacaaaaatcaaaCAGCATAACAGATTGGAAGCGCAAAAGATTCTTTCCACAAAGAGTTCAGGGATCTTTATTACATTTGAGacattactttttttaaaaacgaAATTTGACATACTCAGTCACATGCTACAAACTTTCATGGAAGATTGAAGTCCAGTGGAACAGCATTTCCAAATTATGCCGTGCATTTCCAAAATATACGAAACTAGTTTGAAATATACAAAATCCTAGACATTCACGTCATATATTGCTTAATAAAAGGTACtttgtacaaaaaataaaatagaagtaTTACATAATCAAGGATGTTCGTAGAAGAGCACAAAAAGCAGTAATCATGAATGAGGTTTATCATCGCAGTTCCAGAAAATGCAATCTGACAAcaaatacagtaatataatttGACAGGATAACACAACATTTAATGTAGTTGGATGTGTGAGACGAGTGAAACATTATATAAATGAAGAGTGGTGTCAGACAGCACAGAAAGTCTTTCACCAAGAGACAATAAagtttagttaaataaattgttTTTCACCAAGAGGTATTTTGTACAAGAAACTGATCCTTTTGAAAGATATATAAGAAAGGCTGATTTTTGTAGAGGCATATATGCAAATAAACAGAGTTTGTCAAGCacatatatgaaaattgtaATTATTCAACTGTACATAAGTAAATAGATAATTATGTAGGGTTATACATATGCAGCATCTCATATAGTCAAGCATGCCAAGCACATTAAGACAAAAATTTTCCAAGGATTTGACACCCTGCAGATTCCAAAAATTCCAACACACTAAATCCAATtggtctctcaaaaaaaagaatacaaccCATCCCCACAAACATCCGAAAAACAACTTGGCACCACAAGCATCAACGCCAAAGCACGTCAATATCAGAATGTCCACAATGCCACTCCAA of the Ananas comosus cultivar F153 unplaced genomic scaffold, ASM154086v1, whole genome shotgun sequence genome contains:
- the LOC109705306 gene encoding disease resistance protein RGA2-like, which codes for MSTGLTIGGWFAQAFIQTLADKASSYFLQHSWQSYDLAHDLRQLSSSLKKARAVLCRAERKGTANMHDDLATLAAELRGAVYDAEDLLGDLDYETLSRKIEGGEAVDSPTSSPSSLADIFSLGNGDIEFILREVGDRLGQAAKKLEDFLNSEHDQMLPVERERETSSFLTVPKVFGREDKKKAIIELLLPGSGGASVTPRDPAEASFSVLPIIGAVGVGKTTLAQYVYNDPRVSEHFNLKMWVCVSHSFDVKRLTKQMIESATGKMQDDLSLDSLQVILQRKVMTSRRFLLVLDDVRREDDSEEWQKLCAPLRQGHQGSMILVTARSRRVADVMGTMEPIHLQSLSDDDCWKFLKSRAFGPEAVPSDLEAVGT